A window of Pirellula sp. SH-Sr6A contains these coding sequences:
- the thiS gene encoding sulfur carrier protein ThiS, with protein sequence MIQIQFNGEPQSIDPDTTLLQLLERFGVESRFCAVEINLDILPKSDYETYCLRDGDRIEVVTLVGGG encoded by the coding sequence ATGATTCAAATTCAATTCAACGGCGAGCCTCAATCGATCGATCCGGATACGACCCTTTTGCAGCTTCTGGAGCGATTTGGCGTGGAGAGTCGGTTTTGTGCCGTCGAGATTAACTTGGACATTCTCCCTAAATCGGATTACGAAACCTACTGCCTGCGGGATGGAGATCGTATCGAGGTCGTCACTTTGGTAGGAGGTGGTTGA
- a CDS encoding thiazole synthase: MSDSVPRTDPPATPSSNASRESASGSSSSSDSTAIQRSLADTGFQVGKHTLASRLIVGTGKYDTNALMRDSLLASGSDCVTVAVRREKLYDREGKNLLDYIDWTRFTLLPNTAGCFNATDAVRVARLGREILSSLGNPGADWVKLEVLGDTKTLLPDPIATLEACKRLVDEGFQVLCYTSDDPIMAVRLKAAGATSVMPAGSPIGSGQGILNPNNLKIILEYLKGDDPDYPVIVDAGVGTASDVATAFELGADGVLLNTAIAHARDPISMAAAMKHAAIAGRLAFLSGRIPKRLYATASSPEEGVITSRPW, translated from the coding sequence ATGTCCGATTCCGTTCCTCGCACGGATCCGCCCGCGACTCCATCCTCCAATGCTTCCAGAGAGAGCGCATCCGGAAGCAGTTCCTCCTCGGATAGTACAGCGATCCAGCGCTCGCTCGCGGATACAGGCTTTCAGGTTGGCAAGCACACGCTCGCCAGTCGGCTGATTGTTGGGACAGGGAAATACGATACCAACGCGCTCATGCGCGACTCATTGCTGGCCAGTGGCAGCGATTGTGTCACGGTCGCAGTTCGCCGCGAAAAGCTTTATGATCGAGAAGGCAAGAATCTGCTCGACTACATCGATTGGACGCGATTCACATTGCTCCCGAACACCGCGGGTTGTTTCAATGCAACCGACGCGGTCCGGGTAGCCCGACTTGGCCGAGAGATTCTCAGTTCGCTTGGAAACCCTGGTGCTGACTGGGTCAAGCTCGAAGTGCTCGGGGATACCAAAACGTTGCTCCCCGACCCTATTGCCACGTTGGAGGCTTGCAAGCGACTGGTGGACGAAGGGTTTCAAGTCCTCTGTTACACGAGCGACGATCCGATCATGGCCGTCCGGTTGAAGGCTGCGGGAGCCACGAGCGTGATGCCCGCAGGTTCTCCCATCGGTTCCGGGCAAGGGATATTGAATCCGAATAATTTGAAGATCATTCTCGAATATCTCAAAGGGGACGATCCAGACTATCCCGTCATTGTGGATGCGGGCGTTGGCACGGCGAGCGACGTTGCGACTGCATTTGAGCTTGGGGCCGACGGGGTGTTGCTCAATACCGCAATCGCTCACGCGAGGGACCCGATCTCGATGGCTGCTGCGATGAAGCATGCGGCCATAGCAGGGCGACTTGCTTTCCTCTCCGGCCGAATTCCGAAGCGACTGTATGCAACAGCGAGCAGTCCTGAAGAGGGGGTAATCACCTCGAGGCCTTGGTAG
- the sthA gene encoding Si-specific NAD(P)(+) transhydrogenase, whose protein sequence is MTERSFDVVVIGTGPGGEGAAMQAAKGGKRVAVVEAYDRIGGGCTHWGTIPSKALRFSIYSVMEAMNNPIVKELGVHLNPTFAQLRASSKSIISKQVSMRQTFYERNNVPVFYGKARFLDANTIEVDADTRLRGDYVVIATGSRPYRPLGVDFSHPRIFDSDTILDLAFKPQSITIYGAGVIGCEYASMFRNLGIKVNLVNTRAKLLEFLDDEIIDALSYQMRDSGVVIRHNETFSKIEPRDDGVVLSLESGKQVKTDILLWANGRTGNIDGLQLEAIGVQGNSRGVIPVDENFRTTCENVYAVGDVIGYPSLASAAYMQGRSAAQHIEGTVSHVKLSDIPTGIYTSPEISSIGRTERELTEAKVPYEVGHSQFKSLARAQITGRAIGMLKLLFHRETLEILGVHCFGPNASEIIHIGQAIMKQPAPLNTLEYFINTTFNYPTMAEAYRVAALNGYNRLF, encoded by the coding sequence GTGACTGAACGCAGTTTCGATGTCGTGGTGATTGGAACCGGGCCTGGGGGTGAAGGTGCAGCCATGCAGGCCGCTAAAGGTGGCAAGCGAGTGGCGGTCGTCGAGGCCTACGATCGAATTGGGGGAGGATGCACGCATTGGGGAACTATCCCCAGCAAGGCGCTTCGGTTCTCCATTTACAGCGTCATGGAAGCGATGAACAATCCGATCGTAAAAGAGCTCGGTGTTCATCTGAATCCGACTTTTGCCCAGCTACGTGCCAGCAGCAAATCGATTATTTCCAAACAAGTCTCGATGCGACAGACGTTTTACGAGCGGAACAATGTGCCGGTCTTTTACGGCAAAGCTCGGTTTTTGGATGCCAATACTATTGAAGTCGACGCGGATACTCGGCTTCGAGGCGATTACGTAGTGATCGCGACTGGTTCCCGCCCCTATCGCCCGTTGGGAGTCGATTTCTCCCACCCACGAATATTCGATAGCGATACGATTCTCGATCTCGCGTTCAAGCCGCAGTCGATCACAATCTATGGTGCAGGCGTGATTGGGTGCGAGTATGCGTCAATGTTTAGGAACTTGGGCATCAAGGTGAATTTAGTCAATACTCGCGCCAAGCTGCTTGAGTTTCTCGATGATGAAATCATCGATGCTTTGAGTTACCAGATGAGAGACTCGGGTGTCGTGATTCGGCACAACGAAACCTTCTCCAAGATTGAGCCTCGCGACGATGGAGTTGTTTTGTCGCTTGAAAGTGGCAAGCAGGTCAAAACGGACATCCTTCTTTGGGCCAACGGCAGGACCGGTAATATCGATGGTCTTCAATTGGAGGCAATCGGAGTTCAGGGAAACTCACGGGGAGTGATTCCGGTCGATGAGAACTTCCGAACCACGTGTGAAAACGTGTACGCCGTAGGGGATGTTATCGGATACCCGTCGTTAGCGAGCGCTGCGTACATGCAGGGCAGGTCAGCCGCCCAGCATATTGAGGGGACGGTTAGTCACGTCAAGCTTTCCGATATCCCAACCGGGATCTACACCAGTCCGGAAATCAGTTCCATCGGACGAACCGAGCGAGAATTGACGGAAGCCAAGGTTCCGTACGAGGTGGGGCATTCCCAATTCAAGAGCTTAGCGAGAGCCCAGATTACGGGACGTGCGATCGGGATGCTCAAGCTCCTGTTTCATCGCGAGACATTGGAAATATTAGGGGTTCATTGTTTTGGGCCTAACGCGTCCGAGATCATTCACATCGGTCAGGCGATTATGAAGCAGCCGGCTCCCCTGAATACACTCGAGTACTTTATCAATACAACATTCAACTATCCGACCATGGCGGAGGCGTATCGGGTCGCGGCGCTGAATGGGTACAACCGATTGTTCTGA
- a CDS encoding tetratricopeptide repeat protein: MSETTQVPIPSPKVEQSFTASQGLPNRFKPPTQFVLLSRILFVIHAFEQVEMGDSPIPDGAIRSTTCSKQQAPFPRYNPQSDGVILIFKAIHLSTTVLVWALLMGSVGCRSSMGPNGTGVSLFQQGRYAEALQVFQQAKQVDPANPDVHYNLASTYHRLGANAKDAKMMETAEALYNQCLDLSPNHVDCHRGLAVLLVDTGRSDRAFALLKNWTQRSPTLSDARVELARLHQEFNQSKVAEQYLDEALAMDPRNPNAWAAKGKLRENSGELMQAVQNYQQSLAINASQPDLYQRISALNVRIAQGTPNPNSPSVIAGNAGAPGNNTSPSSEPKRY, encoded by the coding sequence TTGAGTGAAACCACTCAAGTTCCAATACCCAGCCCGAAAGTGGAGCAATCTTTCACCGCATCGCAAGGGTTACCCAACCGCTTCAAACCGCCTACCCAGTTTGTCTTGCTTTCCCGAATTCTATTTGTTATCCACGCCTTTGAACAAGTGGAAATGGGAGATTCCCCCATCCCGGACGGAGCCATCCGCTCCACAACATGCTCCAAACAGCAAGCCCCGTTCCCGCGTTATAACCCCCAGAGTGACGGTGTTATCTTGATATTCAAAGCCATTCACCTTTCTACAACCGTTCTTGTGTGGGCTTTGTTGATGGGAAGCGTCGGCTGCCGATCGAGCATGGGCCCTAATGGCACCGGGGTCTCCCTCTTTCAACAAGGCAGGTATGCGGAGGCTCTCCAAGTCTTCCAGCAAGCCAAACAAGTAGACCCCGCAAACCCCGACGTCCATTACAACCTCGCATCGACCTACCACCGCCTCGGAGCGAATGCGAAAGATGCCAAGATGATGGAAACCGCCGAAGCGCTCTACAACCAGTGCCTAGACCTCTCCCCCAACCACGTCGATTGCCATCGCGGACTAGCAGTGCTCCTGGTCGATACCGGGCGATCGGACCGAGCATTCGCTCTCTTAAAGAACTGGACGCAGCGAAGCCCAACTCTTTCGGATGCACGTGTGGAATTGGCTCGGTTGCACCAAGAATTCAACCAATCCAAAGTAGCCGAACAATACCTGGATGAAGCCCTTGCGATGGACCCACGGAACCCCAATGCGTGGGCGGCCAAGGGGAAGCTCCGCGAAAACTCCGGCGAACTAATGCAAGCGGTTCAAAACTACCAACAAAGTTTGGCCATCAACGCCAGTCAACCTGATCTCTACCAGCGGATCAGCGCTCTTAACGTTCGTATCGCACAAGGGACACCGAACCCCAATAGCCCAAGCGTGATCGCTGGAAACGCTGGAGCCCCCGGCAACAACACCTCTCCCTCCAGCGAACCAAAACGCTACTAG
- a CDS encoding DUF1573 domain-containing protein, giving the protein MRSLAAATAIVALWVSPTFATQLSSMFASHSHDFGTVARAAKTEHRFYFENPFSQTLHVQSVRTSCGCTTPIVETHEVPPKGRGSILAKFNTGTHTGQRAATLTVTFTKPVYGEVQLHVKGYIRTDVVFNPGEASFGTVDQGASKSVDVALEYAGRADWQIRGVSSSEGFLTATATEVSRGSGRVRYNLSLQLSENAPSGPLQSEIVVLTNDRNLTRVPLRVVANVVAGLSASPSSIALGDVLPDESMKQLVLLKGNKDFLVKSVSSDVFDVEASLGDEPKSLQPLQLVLKPKATDFGKEIKGSIRFETDLEDKPEIEIVAVYRLKAPAAVEIVGK; this is encoded by the coding sequence ATGCGTTCCTTGGCCGCAGCGACAGCGATTGTCGCTTTGTGGGTTAGCCCCACGTTCGCGACGCAGTTATCGAGTATGTTCGCGTCCCATTCTCATGATTTCGGTACCGTCGCGAGAGCTGCGAAGACCGAGCATCGCTTTTACTTTGAGAACCCGTTTTCGCAAACTTTGCATGTCCAAAGCGTGAGGACATCGTGTGGTTGCACCACCCCAATTGTCGAGACGCACGAAGTCCCACCGAAGGGGCGCGGCAGTATTTTGGCGAAGTTCAACACGGGCACGCACACAGGCCAGCGGGCAGCGACCCTCACTGTGACATTCACGAAGCCGGTTTATGGTGAAGTCCAGCTCCATGTGAAGGGTTACATTCGCACCGACGTGGTCTTCAATCCAGGGGAGGCCTCGTTCGGAACCGTCGATCAAGGGGCGTCGAAGTCTGTCGATGTGGCTTTGGAGTACGCAGGCCGAGCCGATTGGCAAATCAGGGGAGTCAGCTCGAGCGAAGGGTTTCTCACTGCGACTGCCACCGAAGTTTCGCGTGGATCGGGGCGTGTGCGATATAACCTTTCGCTCCAGTTGAGCGAGAACGCCCCGTCGGGTCCGTTGCAAAGCGAGATTGTGGTCCTCACCAATGATCGCAATTTGACGCGTGTTCCGCTCCGGGTGGTCGCCAACGTGGTTGCGGGCCTTTCTGCTTCTCCTTCTTCCATTGCATTGGGGGATGTTCTACCAGACGAGTCGATGAAACAGCTGGTATTGCTCAAGGGGAACAAGGACTTTCTCGTGAAAAGCGTTTCGAGCGACGTTTTCGATGTCGAAGCGTCTCTCGGAGACGAGCCAAAGTCGCTCCAACCTCTGCAGTTGGTTTTGAAACCGAAAGCAACGGACTTTGGGAAAGAGATCAAGGGATCGATTCGCTTTGAGACTGACCTCGAGGATAAGCCCGAGATCGAGATCGTCGCGGTTTATCGTCTGAAAGCACCAGCGGCGGTCGAAATCGTTGGCAAATAG
- a CDS encoding ABC transporter permease, with translation MYKLLLCWRYLRTRWIALASIVSVTLGVATLIVVNSVMDGFTSQMQDRMHGILSDLVVETRSTAGLSQPDWYIKRIHERLGDSLSGVTTVVTLPAMMTFTVNGQSHTQQINLIGIDESSYADVSDFSKYLLHPSNQKQLDFRLQESGYDPARDALQPAGWEHRRYVEALKKENAKQQRLFREEMDRYQQLQKQIRESQLAKDTPDVLEKESASAGAAETVVEGTGEEVDSRLTSPSQNKASLDLLNQNPSISSAPTQGYAFDGEKEQHTGIVLGIGLGSIRGRDQDGKVKDHFYLRPGDDVSVAFPNAGTPPRAIDQSFTIVDFYESKMSEYDATFAFVPIQALQKARGMIDPQTGMGAVTSIQIKLKPNVDLAMARDALRAEFPPESMVSVNSWKDTQGPLLAAVAMETTILNILLFMIIAVAGFGILATFFMIVVEKTRDIGVLKSLGAPGTGIAAIFLGYGVLLGSVGAGVGLAVGLVFVWKINEIARVVEFVTGREVFDPTVYYFDKIPTIVHPTMLVWVSIGSVLIAVLASVLPSIRAARMHPVEALRYE, from the coding sequence ATGTACAAGTTGCTTCTTTGCTGGCGTTATTTGCGAACCCGTTGGATTGCGCTCGCCTCGATTGTCTCGGTGACATTGGGAGTGGCGACGCTGATTGTCGTCAATAGCGTCATGGATGGTTTCACATCGCAGATGCAGGATCGGATGCACGGCATTCTGAGCGATCTCGTCGTCGAGACTCGATCGACAGCAGGACTGAGTCAGCCCGATTGGTACATCAAACGCATTCATGAACGATTAGGGGATTCGTTATCCGGAGTCACCACGGTCGTCACCTTACCTGCCATGATGACCTTCACTGTCAACGGGCAATCGCATACCCAGCAGATCAACTTGATCGGTATCGATGAATCGAGTTATGCAGACGTTAGCGATTTCAGCAAGTACCTTCTGCACCCTTCCAATCAGAAGCAACTAGATTTTCGATTGCAGGAAAGTGGTTATGACCCTGCTCGTGACGCGCTTCAACCGGCTGGTTGGGAGCACCGTCGCTACGTCGAAGCGTTGAAGAAAGAGAATGCAAAGCAGCAGCGGTTATTCCGAGAAGAAATGGACCGGTACCAACAGCTTCAGAAGCAAATTCGCGAAAGTCAGTTAGCGAAGGATACTCCGGATGTTCTCGAAAAGGAATCGGCCAGCGCGGGAGCTGCTGAGACGGTTGTCGAAGGTACGGGAGAAGAGGTCGATTCACGTCTCACTAGTCCTAGCCAGAACAAAGCTTCGCTCGATCTATTGAATCAAAATCCGTCCATTTCTTCGGCGCCGACACAAGGTTATGCGTTTGACGGAGAGAAAGAGCAGCATACAGGAATCGTGCTTGGAATCGGTTTGGGAAGCATTCGGGGCCGCGACCAGGACGGGAAGGTCAAGGATCACTTCTATTTGCGACCAGGTGATGACGTAAGTGTTGCATTTCCCAATGCAGGTACACCTCCTCGCGCGATCGACCAATCCTTTACCATCGTGGATTTCTACGAGAGCAAGATGAGCGAGTACGATGCAACCTTTGCATTCGTTCCCATTCAGGCGTTGCAGAAGGCTCGTGGGATGATCGACCCACAAACCGGTATGGGAGCTGTTACGTCGATCCAAATCAAACTGAAGCCGAACGTCGATCTGGCAATGGCTCGAGATGCCTTGAGGGCTGAGTTTCCACCGGAGTCGATGGTGTCGGTGAATTCCTGGAAAGATACCCAAGGTCCTTTGTTGGCTGCAGTGGCCATGGAGACCACCATCCTGAACATCCTTTTGTTCATGATTATTGCGGTAGCAGGTTTCGGCATTCTCGCGACATTCTTCATGATCGTTGTGGAGAAGACTCGCGACATTGGAGTCCTCAAATCGCTCGGGGCACCTGGGACTGGAATCGCAGCCATTTTCCTCGGCTACGGTGTATTGCTCGGAAGCGTCGGTGCAGGAGTTGGTTTGGCTGTTGGCCTGGTGTTCGTTTGGAAAATCAATGAAATAGCGAGAGTTGTGGAATTCGTTACCGGCCGAGAAGTCTTTGATCCGACCGTGTATTACTTTGATAAGATTCCGACGATCGTCCATCCCACCATGCTGGTATGGGTCAGTATCGGCTCGGTGTTGATCGCGGTTCTAGCAAGTGTTCTTCCATCCATTCGTGCAGCGCGCATGCACCCAGTTGAGGCATTGCGATATGAATAG
- a CDS encoding ABC transporter ATP-binding protein, with protein sequence MNSVVPTSTANKSKSIEQSRYRVVRVESEENSRLDPSSQRVILQATQVTKAYIRHNMRVDVLKGVDFQAEEGKMTAIVGQSGSGKSTLLHLLGTLDRPDSGEIFFDQNRIDNVPNRQRDQFRNSKLGMIFQFYHLLPELTLLENILAPALIGQGIWGYWSKRREIVARAKDLAKTVGLDHRLHHKPNQLSGGEMQRTAIARALIASPALLLADEPTGNLDQETGTSILNILRNLNQQQGLTIVMVTHDESIAAQCDALVRLKGGRVEKLK encoded by the coding sequence ATGAATAGTGTTGTCCCCACCTCGACCGCTAACAAATCCAAGTCGATCGAGCAAAGCCGCTACCGTGTGGTTCGCGTTGAGTCGGAGGAAAATTCTCGTCTCGACCCTTCGTCCCAACGTGTGATCTTGCAAGCGACTCAGGTCACCAAGGCCTATATACGCCATAACATGCGCGTCGATGTTTTGAAGGGAGTCGATTTCCAAGCCGAAGAAGGAAAGATGACTGCTATCGTCGGACAAAGCGGGTCTGGCAAGAGTACGCTTCTCCATCTGCTCGGGACATTGGATCGACCCGATAGCGGAGAGATCTTCTTCGATCAAAATCGAATTGATAATGTCCCCAACCGTCAGCGCGACCAATTTCGAAATAGCAAGCTTGGAATGATCTTCCAATTCTATCACTTGCTACCCGAGCTGACGTTGCTGGAAAATATTCTCGCTCCGGCGTTGATTGGCCAAGGTATATGGGGTTATTGGTCCAAGCGACGAGAGATCGTCGCGCGTGCCAAGGATTTGGCGAAAACGGTTGGCCTGGATCATCGCTTGCACCATAAGCCGAATCAGCTTTCGGGTGGGGAGATGCAACGCACGGCCATAGCCCGGGCATTGATTGCGTCGCCAGCTTTATTGCTGGCGGATGAACCAACGGGAAATTTGGATCAGGAAACAGGCACCTCGATTCTCAATATTCTCCGCAACCTGAATCAGCAGCAAGGACTCACGATTGTGATGGTCACCCATGACGAATCGATCGCAGCCCAATGCGATGCGCTCGTGCGTCTCAAAGGTGGCCGGGTCGAGAAACTAAAATAG
- a CDS encoding phosphotransferase codes for MSGLPLFQLITDGGTYALRAWPKTSLTIQKIGWWADACERFPKAGYEEDSPIPRPLRWHELVTRLDSWLPSTLVQSADWYWTLSTWVPGVPLSISALTNGLRGRLMGFLADLHRLCRTIACTEEPSRGIRERWEALQNDEWSVPTRGVDEADIARYASFVRMVNRDANEWKKFLFAWTQRPVRQHWIVRDLWRENLLISNDSARIWVVDLGASRVEAPFFDLVRLLGSLHVHWGQWREGVQAYIDASEWKLPLSAEELWMLHRVSVAISIRHWSRVFSFESGRSEGKDTAGWERFRELLTIWELAQR; via the coding sequence ATGAGTGGGCTGCCCCTCTTTCAGTTAATCACTGACGGAGGGACCTATGCCCTCCGGGCCTGGCCAAAGACATCGCTTACCATTCAAAAAATTGGATGGTGGGCCGACGCGTGTGAAAGGTTTCCAAAAGCGGGCTATGAAGAGGATTCGCCGATTCCGCGGCCTCTCCGATGGCACGAGCTAGTTACTAGGCTCGATAGCTGGCTACCGTCCACTCTGGTCCAATCTGCGGATTGGTATTGGACTCTTTCCACCTGGGTTCCGGGTGTTCCGTTATCCATCTCTGCATTGACGAACGGACTGCGTGGGCGGCTCATGGGGTTTCTTGCCGATTTGCATCGACTTTGCCGAACTATTGCATGCACCGAAGAGCCCTCCCGGGGGATTCGAGAACGGTGGGAAGCATTGCAAAACGATGAGTGGAGCGTGCCAACGCGGGGTGTCGACGAAGCCGACATTGCTCGATACGCATCGTTTGTCCGCATGGTAAATCGCGATGCAAACGAGTGGAAGAAATTTCTGTTCGCATGGACACAGCGCCCCGTACGTCAGCACTGGATTGTCCGCGATCTCTGGAGAGAAAACCTTTTGATTTCAAACGACTCCGCGCGGATTTGGGTTGTGGATCTCGGAGCATCTCGCGTCGAAGCTCCCTTCTTCGATTTGGTCCGGCTGCTCGGAAGTTTACATGTTCATTGGGGCCAATGGCGTGAGGGAGTTCAGGCATACATCGACGCCTCGGAGTGGAAGTTACCCTTGTCGGCGGAGGAGTTGTGGATGTTGCATCGAGTCTCCGTGGCGATTTCTATCAGGCACTGGAGTCGAGTGTTTAGTTTCGAATCAGGGCGAAGCGAGGGGAAGGATACGGCAGGCTGGGAGCGGTTTCGTGAATTGTTGACGATTTGGGAGCTTGCACAACGGTGA
- a CDS encoding PDZ domain-containing protein has protein sequence MMRSVFKHLVAPVIAVSGTSSILMPLAYAQEETKEEKKTTAFIVRAEGNQQADIQKKVAEALEKAGVADEMKAKILKEVAVAEEKARQAAKKGELSAKKAEAAEKMAKDAEVQIIELHGGEPGDVVELNVTGEGGVQQRLKQLRARVLRDMADQKYRIGVACRSEMAEDGSTIEKPEGQEGLVVESVFPDSPAAKAGVKEGDLLLKIDEKALTDVDQLMKAVQVAGKENKALHIAIARDEEKLTLEVKPAEIKDLDRVVENIELNMPSGGWLFQGAPLQEMPVPGVQGMNAARAFAFSAGDRELKMEIEKLRKEVAELKEMIRDLKK, from the coding sequence ATGATGAGATCTGTATTTAAACATTTGGTTGCACCTGTGATCGCCGTTTCCGGTACGAGCAGTATTCTGATGCCTCTCGCCTACGCTCAGGAGGAGACGAAAGAGGAAAAGAAGACGACGGCTTTCATCGTGCGAGCGGAAGGTAACCAGCAAGCCGATATCCAAAAGAAGGTGGCGGAAGCGCTTGAAAAAGCAGGTGTAGCCGATGAGATGAAGGCCAAGATTCTCAAAGAGGTCGCCGTCGCCGAAGAGAAAGCTCGGCAAGCTGCCAAGAAGGGAGAATTGTCAGCGAAGAAAGCTGAGGCAGCAGAAAAGATGGCCAAAGATGCCGAAGTTCAAATCATCGAACTTCATGGCGGTGAACCCGGCGATGTCGTCGAACTGAATGTAACAGGAGAAGGCGGTGTTCAACAGAGACTTAAACAACTCCGAGCGCGTGTTCTGCGCGATATGGCGGATCAAAAATACCGTATCGGAGTCGCTTGCCGTTCGGAAATGGCAGAAGACGGCTCCACAATTGAGAAACCCGAAGGCCAAGAAGGGCTGGTTGTCGAAAGTGTATTTCCTGATTCCCCTGCAGCGAAAGCAGGCGTGAAGGAAGGGGACTTGTTGCTGAAGATCGACGAAAAGGCACTCACCGATGTCGACCAGTTGATGAAAGCAGTGCAAGTCGCAGGGAAAGAAAACAAGGCCCTCCATATCGCTATTGCTCGCGACGAAGAAAAACTCACGCTGGAAGTCAAACCAGCAGAGATCAAAGACCTCGATCGCGTGGTAGAGAATATCGAACTGAACATGCCTTCCGGCGGTTGGCTGTTCCAAGGAGCGCCGCTTCAAGAAATGCCAGTACCGGGCGTACAAGGCATGAATGCCGCACGCGCGTTCGCATTTTCTGCCGGCGACAGAGAACTCAAGATGGAGATTGAAAAGCTCCGCAAAGAAGTCGCCGAACTAAAGGAAATGATCCGCGACTTGAAAAAGTAA